The Populus alba chromosome 4, ASM523922v2, whole genome shotgun sequence genome contains a region encoding:
- the LOC118038808 gene encoding protein WHAT'S THIS FACTOR 9, mitochondrial: MLMMMSLYSTKLPHQLNQARTFIAARIKWACDPYLDTAVSKEKDLKQVISMKNQLISSPSKSLPLSSLSVLKPYFNLSTTALNFFHKYSTVFSQFQPSPSLPFHIKLSPQAISLHKEEQLILKSQPLRDDTMKRLAKLLMLSGAKRLPLHIVDRFKYDLGLPHDYITALLSDYPEYFNVCEDKDCLTNKDTFFLELVSWKDELAVSEMEKRVSLEDLRNVKRGERIGFPLNFPNGFDLKKKVRDWVFEWQGLPYISPYENAFHLNPNGDQAEKWTVTVLHELLWLLVSKKTEKENVLQLGDYLGFGNRFNKALVHHPGIFYVSNKIRTQTVVLREAYRKGFLVHKHLLMGMRFRYIRLMSKAKKKRRKSVGGVSHSQLQRQVSSTKKGIERKVKYKSREEEEERSNESSESEFEDVESSDSSLEDANNEGTMKMKM, from the coding sequence atgttgatgatgatgtcTCTCTACAGTACCAAACTCCCACACCAACTCAACCAAGCCAGGACCTTCATAGCTGCCAGAATCAAATGGGCCTGTGACCCTTACCTTGACACAGCTGTTTCCAAAGAAAAAGACTTGAAACAAGTCATTTCTATGAAGAACCAACTAATTTCCTCTCCCTCCAAATCCCTCCCTCTTTCCTCTCTTTCCGTTCTAAAACCCTACTTCAACCTCTCCACTACAGCCCTCAATTTCTTCCATAAGTACTCCACGGTTTTCTCTCAATTCCAGCCCTCCCCTTCCCTCCCCTTCCACATCAAACTCAGCCCTCAAGCTATCTCACTTCACAAGGAGGAGCAACTAATTCTAAAGTCACAACCTTTACGTGATGACACCATGAAAAGGTTAGCTAAACTCTTAATGCTTTCCGGGGCAAAAAGATTGCCTTTGCATATTGTTGACAGGTTCAAGTATGATTTGGGTTTGCCTCATGATTATATTACTGCCCTTTTATCAGATTATCCTGAATATTTCAATGTCTGCGAGGATAAAGATTGTTTAACTAATAAAGACACGTTCTTTTTAGAGCTGGTTTCTTGGAAAGATGAGTTAGCTGTGTCTGAAATGGAGAAAAGAGTGTCACTTGAGGATTTGAGGAATGTTAAGAGAGGGGAGAGAATTGGGTTTCCTTTAAATTTCCCAAATGGATTTGATTTAAAGAAGAAAGTTAGAGATTGGGTTTTCGAATGGCAAGGTTTGCCATACATATCGCCCTATGAAAATGCTTTTCATTTGAATCCCAACGGGGATCAAGCTGAGAAGTGGACTGTCACGGTTTTACATGAGTTGTTGTGGTTGTTAGTGTCAAAGAAGACGGAGAAAGAGAATGTGCTTCAATTGGGGGATTATTTGGGGTTTGGGAACAGGTTTAATAAGGCTTTGGTGCATCATCCAgggattttttatgtttccaaTAAGATTAGGACACAGACTGTGGTGCTTAGAGAGGCTTATAGGAAGGGCTTCTTAGTGCATAAGCATCTTCTAATGGGAATGAGGTTTAGGTATATTCGTCTTATGAGTAAAgctaagaagaagagaagaaaatcagTTGGTGGTGTTTCACATTCTCAATTGCAAAGGCAGGTTTCATCTACCAAAAAAGGGatagaaagaaaagttaaatataaaagcagggaggaagaagaagagagatcaAATGAGTCTTCAGAATCTGAATTTGAGGATGTGGAGTCTTCAGACTCCAGCCTTGAGGATGCGAATAATGAGGGgacgatgaagatgaagatgtga
- the LOC118038826 gene encoding uncharacterized protein At5g49945: protein MTRPISLLYFLPLLLLLLLSLYYHVLADSHFEGFEAEEEDDVVEETIDPNAFKLPDLPLTLSESPPISTPTPDPKEPDPKPTKPSPPPSTTNFEFWDEDEFEGLPSHQPHIESVVITESATPDATVQTPDPKPTTVSKKKQSYLVEIVCVSFLIMFVINYFTGKRENENLALSWAAKFATKDSIFEKNFSLLGVGEGDDSPLLLKEGQNVFKFYASGRRYCQGLLATMELKSRHDLLSRIYNMVVPCKDEISIEVYMNDDAMDHVVFALARKKMAKAMQKELRDLQRFAGSVVQPPNGRKWVAEELAVVSESKEVAGDLISEAVLEQVFGEKSFEKYGKGFISMHVSDQLPGTQKKMLLFKFALPDANNMADMTRLVALVPYYIDLVGRYKLSSQARSKTEAARAKAAQEAYKELQGARQEALQKKKAERKKMLEEAEAKLSAEAIRKKEEKERARQMKKAMPKVKMTRGH from the exons ATGACCCGACCCATTTCCCTTCTCTACTTCCTCCCTCTCTtacttctcctcctcctctctctctacTACCATGTCCTCGCCGATTCCCACTTCGAAGGATTCGAAGCTGAAGAAGAAGACGACGTCGTCGAGGAAACAATAGATCCCAACGCTTTCAAACTACCCGATCTCCCTTTAACTCTGTCCGAGTCACCGCCCATCTCAACTCCAACTCCGGATCCTAAAGAACCGGATCCGAAACCCACCAAACCCTCTCCCCCACCTTCAACGACCAACTTCGAGTTCTGGGACGAAGACGAATTCGAAGGACTCCCTTCTCATCAACCCCACATCGAATCCGTGGTAATTACGGAGTCTGCCACTCCAGATGCCACCGTACAAACGCCGGATCCAAAACCCACCACTGTTTCGAAAAAGAAGCAGTCCTACTTGGTGGAGATTGTGTGTGTGAGTTTCTTGATTATGTTTGTGATAAATTACTTCACTGGTAAAAGAGAGAATGAGAACTTGGCGTTATCTTGGGCGGCGAAATTTGCGACGAAAGATTCGATTTTTGAGAAGAATTTTAGTCTTTTAGGTGTGGGAGAAGGGGATGATTCCCCTTTATTGTTGAAAGAAGGGCAGAATGTGTTTAAATTCTATGCGAGTGGGCGGAGGTATTGTCAAGGGTTGTTGGCGACAATGGAGTTGAAGAGTAGGCATGATTTGTTGTCTAGGATATATAATATGGTGGTCCCATGTAAGGATGAGATTAGTATTGAGGTTTATATGAATGATGATGCGATGGATCATGTGGTTTTTGCGTTGGCGAGGAAGAAGATGGCGAAAGCAATGCAGAAGGAATTGAGGGATTTGCAGAGGTTTGCTGGGAGTGTTGTGCAGCCGCCTAATGGGAGGAAATGGGTGGCTGAGGAGTTGGCTGTTGTTTCTGAGTCTAAGGAAGTTGCTGGGGATTTGATCTCTGAGGCTGTGCTTGAGCAG GTTTTTGGTGAGAAATCATTTGAGAAATATGGCAAGGGCTTCATCTCAATGCATGTCTCTGATCAACTCCCTGGCACACAGAAGAAGATGCTATTGTTCAAATTTGCTCTTCCTGATGCCAACAACATGGCTGACATGACCCGGCTGGTGGCTTTGGTACCCTATTACATTGATCTAGTTGGGCGCTACAAGCTGAGTTCACAG GCTCGTTCCAAAACAGAGGCGGCCAGAGCGAAAGCTGCCCAAGAGGCATACAAAGAACTTCAAGGTGCAAGACAAGAAGCTTTACAGAAAAAGAAGGCAGAGAGGAAAAAGATGTTAGAGGAGGCCGAAGCAAAGCTCAGTGCAGAGGCAATTcgcaagaaagaagaaaaggagcgTGCTCGTCAGATGAAGAAGGCAATGCCAAAAGTAAAGATGACCCGTGGTCACTAG
- the LOC118031165 gene encoding glyoxylase I 4 isoform X2: MGNIGEIQEEIERWVSPSPALVLPPSTGTTSMPLALNHISFVCKSVAESVEFYYDVLGFVLIKRPSSFNFEGAWLFNYGIGIHLLESDKTPAKKSKINPKDNHISFQCSDMNLVIKKLEEKNIEYVTAVVEEGGITVDQLFFHDPDGHMVEICNCQNLPVLPLSACPIKLPKTNGKLTSSVPSLCGKQSWELQCLAEVASLMMDNLVVNMMDFSI, from the exons ATGGGGAATATTGGAGAGATTCAGGAGGAAATAGAGAGGTGGGTTTCTCCTTCACCGGCCTTAGTCTTACCACCTTCAACAGGAACAACATCCATGCCTCTAGCCTTAAACCATATCTCATTTGTTTGCAAGTCTGTTGCTGAATCTGTCGAGTTCTACTATGATGTCTTGGGTTTTGTTCTCATCAAAAGACCTTCTTCCTTCAATTTTGAAGGAGCATG GTTGTTCAACTATGGTATAGGCATCCATCTGCTTGAATCAGACAAGACCCCAGCAAAGAAGAGTAAGATCAATCCAAAAGACAACCACATTTCATTTCAATGCTCAGACATGAATCTTGTTATCAAGAAACTAGAGGAGAAGAACATTGAATATGTTACTGCAGTTGTTGAAGAAGGTGGCATCACAGTTGACCAGCTCTTCTTCCATGACCCAGATGGCCACATGGTGGAAATATGCAACTGTCAAAATCTTCCTGTTCTTCCACTCTCTGCATGCCCCATCAAGTTACCCAAGACCAACGGGAAGCTGACATCATCAGTACCATCACTGTGTG GGAAGCAGAGTTGGGAGTTGCAATGCTTAGCGGAAGTCGCCTCTCTGATGATGGACAACTTGGTGGTGAACATGATGGATTTTTCAATATGA
- the LOC118038824 gene encoding embryogenesis-associated protein EMB8, with the protein MEEDYRASSYDYDELFVKSLSLFSISQNHLLLLVLLLFLAFLVFFYNFLEIHFLADLLTAFRGDPVSLTYNPSSQLYKSVASKCRILHGRFLPTPWLSSPHLQTAFLSLVEKSPHVTYKRHMFYATDGGTIALDWLMSSDVKGASCTNDATRENDKTPILIVIPGLTSDSGSAYVKHLVDKMAKHGWNVVVSNHRGLGGISITSDCFYNAGWTEDVRKVIDHIHCQYPEAPLYAVGTSIGANILVKYLGEDGVNCLLVGAAAVCSPWDLLICDRYINRRLVQKLYDKVLTVGLQGYAKLHESILSRLTDWDGVKKSRSVRDFDNYATRILGKFETVDAYYRRSSCVNFVGNVSVPLLCISAMDDPVCTREAIPWDECRANENIILAVTQHGGHLAYYEGISADSMWWVRAVDEFFDVLQSSPLSNRRKKVEGPSLSIPPESSIDQGPYVNVLEDGMVTVVGNSQEDFIAEDECNEDVDLIRKDEDAILQEERSDLLTEKTRSKVDLNQPLDQNLNDLDVPVRRRMDQLLRLNRNSIWLLAYIAVVTTWPLVGSALLPFLKKRFKSIIPSALRRR; encoded by the exons ATGGAAGAAGATTACAGAGCATCATCATACGACTACGACGAGCTCTTCGTCAAATCTCTGTCTCTCTTTTCAATCTCTCAGAACCATCTCCTACTCCTcgtcctcctcctcttcctagCATTTCTAGTCTTTTTCTACAATTTTCTTGAGATACACTTTCTCGCCGATTTACTCACCGCCTTCAGAGGCGACCCTGTGTCGCTCACCTATAATCCCAGCTCTCAACTCTACAAATCCGTCGCTTCCAAGTGCCGCATCCTCCACGGAAGGTTTTTGCCTACTCCATGGCTATCAAGTCCTCATCTCCAAACAGCTTTCTTGAGTCTTGTTGAAAAATCTCCTCATGTCACCTACaaaag ACACATGTTTTATGCTACTGATGGCGGTACCATTGCTCTGGACTGGCTAATGTCTTCTGATG TTAAAGGTGCTTCCTGCACAAATGATGCCACTCGAGAAAATGATAAAACTCCTATTTTGATCGTGATTCCTGGTTTAACAAGTGACTCGGGTTCTGCT TATGTAAAGCATCTTGTAGATAAGATGGCAAAGCATGGCTGGAATGTTGTTGTGAGCAATCATCGCGGACTTGGAGGCATATCAATAACT TCTGATTGCTTCTACAATGCTGGGTGGACAGAGGATGTACGAAAGGTCATTGATCATATTCATTGTCAATATCCTGAAGCTCCTTTATATGCTGTTGGAACTAGTATTGGGGCAAATATTTTG GTGAAATATCTTGGAGAAGATGGGGTTAATTGTCTTCTTGTTGGAGCTGCAGCTGTCTGCTCTCCTTGGGACCTTTTG ATATGTGATAGATATATCAATCGTAGACTTGTGCAGAAATTGTATGACAAAGTGCTAACAGTTGGCCTACAAGGTTATGCAAAACT GCATGAGTCTATCTTGTCACGTCTTACAGATTGGGATGGTGTGAAGAAG TCACGTTCTGTTCGAGACTTCGACAACTATGCAACCCGTATTCTTGGAAAATTTGAG ACTGTTGATGCATATTACAGGCGTTCTAGTTGTGTGAATTTTGTGGGAAATGTATCAGTGCCTCTTCTGTGCATCAGTGCCATGGATGATCCAGTTTGTACAAGGGAGGCCATCCCATGGGATGAATGCAG ggcaaatgaaaatattatccTTGCTGTCACACAGCATGGAGGACACCTTGCTTATTATGAGGGGATATCTGCAGATAGCATGTG GTGGGTGAGAGCTGTAGATGAATTCTTTGATGTCTTGCAGTCTAGCCCATTAAGCAACAGAAGAAAGAAG GTGGAAGGGCCTAGCTTGTCCATTCCACCGGAGTCTTCAATTGATCAAGGACCTTATGTGAATGTCTTGGAGGATGGCATGGTGACTGTTGTTGGCAACAGTCAAGAAGATTTCATAGCTGAAGATGAATGCAATGAAGATGTGGACCTCATCAGGAAGGATGAAGATGCCATTTTGCAAGAAGAAAGAAGTGATCTTTTGACAGAGAAAACCCGTTCTAAAGTTGACCTCAACCAGCCATTGGATCAGAATCTCAATGATTTGGATGTTCCTGTTAGAAGAAGAATGGATCAGCTTTTACGACTGAATAGAAATTCGATCTGGCTCCTTGCTTACATTGCTGTCGTAACAACCTGGCCCCTTGTCGGTTCTGCACTTCTTCCTTTTCTCAAGAAAAGATTCAAGAGCATCATACCATCTGCTTTGCGTAGAAGATAG
- the LOC118031165 gene encoding glyoxylase I 4 isoform X1 has protein sequence MGNIGEIQEEIERWVSPSPALVLPPSTGTTSMPLALNHISFVCKSVAESVEFYYDVLGFVLIKRPSSFNFEGAWLFNYGIGIHLLESDKTPAKKSKINPKDNHISFQCSDMNLVIKKLEEKNIEYVTAVVEEGGITVDQLFFHDPDGHMVEICNCQNLPVLPLSACPIKLPKTNGKLTSSVPSLCGRSIAGKQSWELQCLAEVASLMMDNLVVNMMDFSI, from the exons ATGGGGAATATTGGAGAGATTCAGGAGGAAATAGAGAGGTGGGTTTCTCCTTCACCGGCCTTAGTCTTACCACCTTCAACAGGAACAACATCCATGCCTCTAGCCTTAAACCATATCTCATTTGTTTGCAAGTCTGTTGCTGAATCTGTCGAGTTCTACTATGATGTCTTGGGTTTTGTTCTCATCAAAAGACCTTCTTCCTTCAATTTTGAAGGAGCATG GTTGTTCAACTATGGTATAGGCATCCATCTGCTTGAATCAGACAAGACCCCAGCAAAGAAGAGTAAGATCAATCCAAAAGACAACCACATTTCATTTCAATGCTCAGACATGAATCTTGTTATCAAGAAACTAGAGGAGAAGAACATTGAATATGTTACTGCAGTTGTTGAAGAAGGTGGCATCACAGTTGACCAGCTCTTCTTCCATGACCCAGATGGCCACATGGTGGAAATATGCAACTGTCAAAATCTTCCTGTTCTTCCACTCTCTGCATGCCCCATCAAGTTACCCAAGACCAACGGGAAGCTGACATCATCAGTACCATCACTGTGTG GAAGATCAATCGCAGGGAAGCAGAGTTGGGAGTTGCAATGCTTAGCGGAAGTCGCCTCTCTGATGATGGACAACTTGGTGGTGAACATGATGGATTTTTCAATATGA